From the genome of Delphinus delphis chromosome 8, mDelDel1.2, whole genome shotgun sequence, one region includes:
- the LOC132430260 gene encoding LOW QUALITY PROTEIN: olfactory receptor 52M1-like (The sequence of the model RefSeq protein was modified relative to this genomic sequence to represent the inferred CDS: inserted 1 base in 1 codon), with amino-acid sequence MDSDLALISLSLQRIETKKYVATTLSPQTCSCLLANNSCLVPTSFWLTGIPGLESLHIWLSIPFSSMYLVAVVGNVTILAMVKLEHSLHQPMYFFLCMLAVIDLVLSTSTMPKLLTIFCFCACHIDLDTCLTQMFFIHCFIMVESGIFLAMAFDHYVAICDPLCHTSMLTHAVVGRLGPAALLHGVLYIGPLPLLICLRLPLYRTQITAHSYSEYMAMVTLACSDXNNLYGMGIGFLVLILDSLAITASYVVIFRAVIGLTTPEARLQTLGICSSRICAILVFYIPIAVSSLTHRFGHHVPPHIHILLANFYLLIPPVLNPIVYAVHTKQIRERLLHILKLYLSK; translated from the exons ATGGACAGTGATTTAGCGCTGATCTCCCTATCTCTTCAAAGAATAGAGACCAAGAAGTATGTGGCCA CTACTCTAAGCCCTCAAACATGTTCATGTCTGCTTGCTAATAATTCCTGCTTGGTGCCTACTTCTTTCTGGCTTACTGGCATCCCAGGGCTGGAGTCCCTGCACATCTGGCTCTCCATCCCCTTTAGCTCTATGTACCTGGTGGCTGTGGTGGGGAATGTGACCATCCTGGCCATGGTAAAGTTGGAGCACAGCCTGCACCAGCCCATGTACTTCTTCCTGTGCATGTTGGCTGTCATTGACTTGGTCCTGTCAACCTCTACCATGCCCAAACTGCTAACcatcttctgtttttgtgcctgtcaCATTGACCTAGATACTTGCTTGACCCAAATGTTCTTTATCCACTGCTTCATCATGGTAGAGTCAGGCATCTTCCTTGCCATGGCTTTTGATCACTATGTGGCCATCTGTGACCCACTATGCCACACCTCAATGCTCACCCATGCAGTGGTAGGACGTTTGGGCCCGGCTGCCCTCCTTCATGGAGTACTCTACATTGGACCTCTGCCGCTGCTGATTTGCCTGAGGCTGCCCCTTTACCGGACCCAAATCACTGCCCACTCCTACTCTGAGTACATGGCCATGGTCACCTTGGCATGTAGTG ACAACAACTTATATGGGATGGGAATTGGCTTCCTGGTATTGATCCTGGATTCATTAGCCATCACTGCCTCCTATGTGGTGATTTTTAGGGCTGTCATAGGGTTGACCACCCCTGAGGCTAGGCTTCAAACCCTAGGAATATGCAGTTCTCGTATTTGTGCTATCCTTGTCTTCTATATCCCCATTGCTGTTTCCTCTCTCACTCACCGCTTTGGCCATCATGTCCCTCCCCATATCCATATCCTTTTGGCCAACTTTTACCTCCTCATTCCACCCGTCCTCAACCCAATTGTCTATGCTGTTCACACTAAACAAATTCGAGAGAGACTTCTCCACATTCTTAA gttatacctttctaag